From a single Kitasatospora azatica KCTC 9699 genomic region:
- a CDS encoding coiled-coil domain-containing protein: MSDSHSPHGFDLVRRGYERAQVDERITKLVADRDSALSRISALEKRIEELHLETQSAQAAVTEAEPSYAGLGARVEKILRLAEEEAKDLREEAHRAAEQHRELAEAAAQQVRSEAENYAKDRKAKAEDEGLRIVEKAKSDSAQLRSEANKDAQNKREEADALFEETRTKAAQAALEFETNLAKRREQSERDLAARQAKAEKRLAEIEHRAEQLRLEAEKLRTDAERRARQTVETAQRQSEDIVADANAKADRIRSESERELAALTNRRDSINAQLTNVREMLATLTGAAVAAASLPTDDSLGVPAQQSR, from the coding sequence ATGAGCGACAGTCACTCCCCTCACGGCTTCGACCTGGTGCGCCGTGGGTACGAGCGCGCCCAGGTCGACGAGCGGATCACCAAGCTGGTGGCCGACCGTGACAGCGCGTTGTCCCGGATCAGCGCGCTCGAGAAGCGCATCGAGGAACTCCACCTGGAGACCCAGAGCGCGCAGGCCGCGGTGACCGAGGCGGAGCCCTCGTACGCCGGTCTCGGTGCCCGGGTCGAGAAGATCCTGCGTCTGGCCGAGGAAGAGGCTAAGGACCTGCGTGAGGAGGCGCACCGCGCCGCCGAGCAGCACCGCGAGCTGGCCGAGGCCGCCGCCCAGCAGGTTCGTTCCGAGGCCGAGAACTACGCCAAGGACCGCAAGGCGAAGGCCGAGGACGAGGGCCTGCGGATCGTCGAGAAGGCCAAGAGCGACAGCGCCCAGCTGCGCTCCGAGGCCAACAAGGACGCGCAGAACAAGCGTGAGGAGGCGGACGCCCTCTTCGAGGAGACCCGCACCAAGGCCGCCCAGGCCGCGCTGGAGTTCGAGACCAACCTGGCCAAGCGTCGCGAGCAGTCCGAGCGCGACCTGGCGGCCCGTCAGGCCAAGGCCGAGAAGCGGCTGGCCGAGATCGAGCACCGGGCCGAGCAGCTGCGCCTGGAGGCCGAGAAGCTGCGCACCGACGCCGAGCGCCGGGCCCGCCAGACGGTCGAGACGGCCCAGCGCCAGTCCGAGGACATCGTGGCGGACGCGAACGCCAAGGCCGACCGGATCCGCAGCGAGTCCGAGCGCGAGCTGGCGGCGCTGACCAACCGCCGCGACTCGATCAACGCCCAGCTCACCAACGTCCGCGAGATGCTGGCCACCCTCACCGGTGCCGCCGTCGCCGCGGCCTCGCTGCCGACCGACGACAGCCTCGGCGTCCCGGCCCAGCAGTCCCGCTGA
- the mce gene encoding methylmalonyl-CoA epimerase, which yields MLTRIDHIGIACFDLDKTVEFYRATYGFEVFHSEVNEEQGVREAMLKINDTGDGGASYLQLLEPTREDSTVAKWLAKNGEGVHHIAFGTADVDGDAADIRSKGVRVLYDEPRIGSMGSRITFLHPKDCGGVLTELVTSASGDTH from the coding sequence TTGTTGACCCGCATCGACCACATCGGCATCGCCTGCTTCGACCTCGACAAGACCGTCGAGTTCTACCGTGCCACGTACGGCTTCGAGGTGTTCCACAGCGAGGTGAACGAGGAGCAGGGCGTCCGCGAGGCCATGCTCAAGATCAACGACACCGGCGACGGCGGCGCCTCGTACCTGCAGCTGCTGGAGCCCACCCGGGAGGACTCCACGGTCGCCAAGTGGCTGGCCAAGAACGGCGAGGGCGTCCACCACATCGCCTTCGGCACCGCGGATGTCGACGGCGATGCTGCCGACATCCGTTCCAAGGGTGTGCGAGTGCTCTACGACGAGCCGCGGATCGGCTCGATGGGCTCGCGGATCACCTTCCTGCACCCGAAGGACTGCGGCGGGGTGCTCACCGAGCTGGTCACCTCGGCCTCCGGGGACACCCACTGA